The Gilliamella apicola genome window below encodes:
- a CDS encoding DUF6708 domain-containing protein, with the protein MYIGEYLLWFGNSIKKETRKKLEMSYSSSDMKLSEVEKDWTKESVSNNPRAIGPYYAYNDRYLEIRGGMFENFRGIITWISLLAFYVTLSGCYLGLSIMFELYNHEIKDVASNAVAMICFLITSLVLIYLCFRYFRYVYRLELFTIRHIRVRFNRVTRQVYIQRPKYCGGTVVFKWDHIMPGNFGDSGSDMSGTNMVNLIVFHPYKTGFPVAHSVGIGKNTYKGQDYKDEWEFIRRYMEDGPENLPKPRLSTHLPMPFHGLGGHISPMIHAAKNSKSIVMYLLLIPVFLILLPVYTAGYFISECLCWQPRWPKVIRQAGKKGKPIPKETTLSDYPPDVQKGILESRLEWCVLDEKTGKYVDYGNSD; encoded by the coding sequence ATGTATATTGGTGAATATTTATTATGGTTTGGCAACTCCATAAAAAAAGAGACACGAAAAAAATTAGAAATGAGTTATAGCAGTAGTGATATGAAACTCAGCGAAGTTGAAAAGGATTGGACTAAAGAGTCAGTTAGTAATAACCCAAGAGCCATTGGTCCATACTATGCCTATAACGATCGCTATCTTGAGATTCGTGGTGGAATGTTTGAAAATTTTCGAGGGATTATCACTTGGATTAGTCTTTTAGCATTTTATGTAACATTATCTGGTTGTTACTTGGGATTAAGTATCATGTTTGAACTTTATAATCATGAAATAAAGGACGTCGCGTCGAATGCTGTTGCAATGATTTGTTTTTTAATTACTTCTTTAGTTTTAATATATTTATGCTTCCGCTATTTCCGTTATGTTTATCGATTGGAACTGTTTACCATACGCCATATACGGGTACGCTTTAATCGGGTAACAAGGCAAGTTTATATTCAGCGCCCTAAATATTGCGGTGGTACTGTCGTATTTAAATGGGATCATATTATGCCGGGTAACTTTGGCGACAGCGGTTCGGATATGAGTGGCACCAATATGGTGAATTTAATTGTTTTTCATCCTTATAAAACGGGTTTTCCTGTTGCTCACTCAGTCGGGATAGGTAAAAATACCTATAAAGGTCAAGACTATAAAGATGAATGGGAATTTATTCGCCGTTATATGGAAGATGGCCCAGAAAATTTACCCAAACCAAGACTTAGCACCCATTTACCAATGCCATTTCATGGATTAGGTGGTCATATCAGCCCGATGATCCACGCTGCAAAAAATTCAAAAAGTATAGTGATGTATCTGTTATTAATCCCGGTATTTTTAATACTATTACCCGTTTACACGGCAGGTTATTTTATATCGGAATGTTTATGCTGGCAGCCACGTTGGCCAAAGGTGATTAGGCAAGCAGGTAAAAAAGGCAAACCCATACCCAAAGAAACAACCTTATCAGACTATCCACCTGACGTGCAAAAAGGCATTTTAGAGAGCCGATTAGAGTGGTGTGTTTTGGATGAAAAAACCGGAAAATACGTTGATTATGGTAATAGTGATTAA
- a CDS encoding DUF6708 domain-containing protein, translating into MYIGEYLLWFGNSIKKETRKKLEISYSSSDMKLSEVEKDWTKASVSNNPRAIGPYYAYNDRYLEIRGGMFENFRGIVTWLSILIFMFPLTGIYFAFIIASQLYNSENENIASDIFAMICFLITSLVLIYLCIRYFRYVYRLELFTIRHIRVRFNRVTRQVYIQRPKYCGGTVVFKWDHIMPGNFGDSGSDMSGTNMVNLIVFHPYKTGFPVAHSVGIGKNTYKGQDYKDEWEFIRRYMEDGPENLPKPRLSTHLPMPFHGLGGHISPMIHAAKNSKSIVMYLLLIPVFLILLPVYTAGYFISECLCWQPRWPKVIRQAGKKGKPIPKETTLSDYPPDVQKGILESRLEWCVLDEKTGKYVDYGNSD; encoded by the coding sequence ATGTATATCGGTGAATATTTATTATGGTTTGGCAACTCCATAAAAAAAGAGACACGAAAAAAATTAGAAATAAGTTATAGCAGTAGTGATATGAAACTCAGTGAAGTTGAAAAGGATTGGACTAAAGCGTCAGTCAGTAATAACCCAAGAGCCATTGGTCCATACTATGCTTATAACGATCGCTATCTTGAGATTCGTGGTGGAATGTTTGAAAATTTTCGAGGGATTGTTACATGGCTCTCCATACTAATATTTATGTTTCCTTTAACAGGCATTTATTTTGCATTTATAATTGCTTCACAATTATATAATAGTGAGAATGAAAACATTGCTTCTGATATATTTGCAATGATTTGTTTTTTAATTACTTCTTTAGTTTTAATATATTTATGCATCCGCTATTTCCGTTATGTCTATCGATTGGAACTGTTTACCATACGCCATATACGGGTACGCTTTAATCGGGTAACAAGGCAAGTTTATATTCAGCGCCCTAAATATTGCGGCGGTACTGTCGTATTTAAATGGGATCATATTATGCCGGGTAACTTTGGTGACAGTGGCTCGGATATGAGTGGCACCAATATGGTGAATTTAATTGTTTTTCATCCTTATAAAACGGGTTTTCCTGTTGCTCATTCAGTCGGGATAGGGAAAAATACCTATAAAGGTCAAGACTATAAAGATGAATGGGAATTTATTCGCCGTTATATGGAAGATGGCCCAGAAAATTTACCCAAACCAAGACTTAGCACCCATTTACCAATGCCATTTCATGGATTAGGTGGCCATATCAGCCCGATGATCCACGCTGCAAAAAATTCAAAAAGTATAGTGATGTATCTGTTATTAATCCCGGTATTTTTAATACTATTACCCGTTTACACGGCAGGTTATTTTATATCGGAATGTTTATGCTGGCAGCCACGTTGGCCAAAGGTGATTAGGCAAGCAGGCAAAAAAGGCAAACCCATACCCAAAGAAACAACCTTATCAGACTATCCACCTGACGTGCAAAAAGGCATTTTAGAGAGCCGATTAGAGTGGTGTGTTTTGGATGAAAAAACCGGAAAATACGTTGATTACGGTAATAGTGATTAA
- a CDS encoding DUF6708 domain-containing protein: MYIGEYLLWFGNSIKKETRKKLEMSYSSSDMKLSEVEKDWTKASVSNNPRAIGPYYAYNDRYLDIRGGMFENFRGILTWISLLIFFIPFSSGYYCIDHIIMLYCGETAKIAGHIIAIIFYSIVFFPSLYLCFRYFRYVYRLELFTVRHIRVRFNRITRQVYIQRPKYCGGTVVFKWDHIMPGNFGDSGSDMSGTNMVNLIVFHPYKTGFPIAHSVGIGKNTYKGQDYKDEWEFIRRYMEDGPENLPKPRLSTHLPMPFHGLGGHISPMIHVAQNSKSIVMYLLLIPIFLILLPVYTAGYFISECLCWQPRWPKVIRQAGKKGKPIPKETTLSDYPPDVQKGILESRLEWCVLDEKTGKYVDYGNSD; this comes from the coding sequence ATGTATATAGGTGAATATTTATTATGGTTTGGCAACTCCATAAAAAAAGAGACACGAAAAAAATTAGAAATGAGTTATAGCAGTAGTGATATGAAACTTAGCGAAGTTGAAAAGGATTGGACTAAAGCGTCAGTCAGTAATAACCCAAGAGCCATTGGTCCATACTATGCTTATAACGATCGCTATCTCGATATTCGTGGTGGAATGTTTGAAAATTTTCGAGGGATTCTCACTTGGATTAGTCTATTAATTTTTTTTATTCCTTTTAGTTCAGGTTATTACTGTATTGATCATATTATAATGTTATATTGTGGTGAAACAGCTAAGATAGCTGGTCATATAATAGCTATCATATTCTATTCTATTGTTTTTTTTCCTTCACTTTATTTATGCTTCCGCTATTTCCGTTATGTTTATCGATTGGAACTGTTTACCGTACGCCATATACGGGTACGATTTAATCGGATAACAAGGCAAGTTTATATTCAGCGCCCTAAATATTGCGGCGGTACTGTCGTATTTAAATGGGATCATATTATGCCGGGTAACTTTGGTGATAGTGGTTCGGATATGAGTGGTACCAATATGGTAAATTTAATTGTTTTTCATCCTTATAAAACGGGTTTTCCTATTGCTCACTCAGTCGGGATAGGTAAAAATACTTATAAAGGTCAAGACTATAAAGATGAATGGGAATTTATTCGCCGTTATATGGAAGATGGCCCAGAAAATTTACCCAAACCAAGACTTAGCACCCATTTACCAATGCCATTTCATGGATTAGGTGGTCATATCAGCCCGATGATCCACGTAGCACAAAATTCAAAAAGTATAGTGATGTATCTGTTATTAATCCCGATATTTTTAATACTATTACCCGTTTACACGGCAGGTTATTTTATATCGGAATGTTTATGCTGGCAGCCACGTTGGCCAAAGGTGATTAGGCAAGCAGGCAAAAAAGGCAAACCCATACCCAAAGAAACAACCTTATCAGACTATCCACCTGACGTACAAAAAGGCATTTTAGAAAGCCGATTAGAGTGGTGCGTTTTGGATGAAAAAACCGGAAAATACGTTGATTACGGTAATAGTGATTAA
- a CDS encoding glycyl-radical enzyme activating protein → MIFNLQRYSTHDGPGIRTVVFLKGCSLGCFWCQNPESQSAKQEILFDERLCMNDCDLCSASCPNLINKSNGHIRINRKEFEQADYKKMQNICPSLALTVCGESLSVQEVMQTINKDSPFYQRSGGGVTLSGGEPFMQPKLSQEILAACKQQSYHTAVETCLHVPWKNIEASLPYLDLFLADLKHTDESIFYTWTKGSAKRILKNFQHLANANKKIIVRVPLIQGFNADEKSIKSIVDFVASEIPTDEIHFLPYHTLGINKYKMLDLPYYAPKEPLNDANIIDFATNYAKQKQLTAVLRG, encoded by the coding sequence ATGATTTTTAATTTACAACGATATTCCACTCATGATGGACCAGGGATTCGAACAGTAGTTTTCTTAAAAGGGTGCTCTTTAGGGTGTTTTTGGTGTCAGAACCCAGAAAGCCAATCTGCTAAGCAAGAAATTCTGTTCGATGAAAGGCTTTGCATGAATGATTGTGATCTTTGTTCTGCATCTTGCCCAAATTTAATTAATAAATCAAATGGACATATTCGGATTAATCGAAAAGAATTTGAACAAGCTGATTATAAAAAAATGCAAAATATTTGTCCAAGTTTAGCATTAACCGTGTGTGGTGAATCGTTATCAGTACAAGAGGTGATGCAAACCATTAATAAGGATAGTCCTTTTTATCAACGTTCTGGTGGAGGGGTAACATTATCTGGCGGTGAACCATTTATGCAACCCAAATTAAGTCAAGAAATTCTAGCTGCTTGCAAGCAACAAAGCTATCACACCGCGGTTGAGACGTGTCTGCATGTTCCTTGGAAGAACATAGAAGCTTCGTTACCGTATTTAGATCTTTTCTTGGCTGATTTAAAACATACTGACGAGTCTATTTTCTATACTTGGACCAAAGGTTCAGCCAAACGGATTTTAAAAAACTTCCAACATCTTGCTAACGCTAATAAAAAAATCATTGTCCGAGTGCCATTGATTCAAGGATTCAATGCTGATGAAAAATCGATAAAAAGTATTGTCGATTTTGTCGCTAGCGAAATACCGACTGATGAGATTCATTTTTTACCGTATCACACTTTAGGTATAAACAAATACAAAATGCTCGATCTGCCTTATTACGCACCGAAAGAACCTCTAAACGACGCAAATATCATTGATTTTGCAACCAACTATGCCAAACAAAAACAGTTAACCGCTGTTTTACGAGGATAA
- a CDS encoding formate C-acetyltransferase/glycerol dehydratase family glycyl radical enzyme, protein MSTLDLTTVTPRIKAHKNALIHIIKPPICVERAEHYTESYQEHLAKPVVLRRAYALANHLSKKTIWIKHDELIVGNQASSPRAAPIFPEYTVGWVEKEIDVLGDRPGAGFEVTEHDKEVLHRVCPWWHGQTVLDRCYALFSDEHKSLLDTVMIKAEGNMNSGDAHLAVNFPFILEKGIDGIIDKIKERRSRINITDFDDFHKDHFLKASEISMQAMSEYIERYAQLAREMATKEERLWRKDELLQIAKNCDVIAHKPPETFWQAVQLCYFVMLLLQIESNGHSVSFGRMDQYLSSWYEKDVEQEKTLSREAAIELLHSCWLKLLEVNKIRSGSHSKSSAGSPMYQNVTIGGQKLVDDVAVDAVNSLSYAILESCGRLKSTQPNLSVRYHAGMSDDFLDACVQVIRCGFGMPAFNNDEIVIPEFIKLGVEREDAYQYSAIGCIETAVPGKWGYRCTGMSFINFARVALATLEGGKDATSGVVYLPQEQALSKNNFKSFDEVKAQWDKQIRYYTRKSIEIEYVIDTILEENAHDIICSVLVDDCIERGKTLKQGGAKYDWVSGLQVGLANTTNSFEAVKKLIFDEHTIKQSDLAKALAENFEGSAGEQLRQRLLNNAPKYGNDNDEVDYLLAELYNYYIDELKNYRNPRYGRGPIGGTYYAGTSSISANVPFGAQTAATPDGRKAWTPLAEGASPSSGTDTLGPTAVFNSLGKLPTDKILGGVLLNQKLNPSTLDNPRDKLKLMMMLRTFFEVHKGWHVQYNVVSRDTLLAAKAHPDQYRDLVVRVAGYSAFFTALSPDTQDDIIARTEHVI, encoded by the coding sequence ATGTCTACTCTAGACCTTACCACTGTCACACCAAGGATTAAAGCACATAAAAATGCATTGATTCATATTATTAAACCACCAATTTGCGTAGAACGCGCAGAACATTATACCGAATCTTACCAAGAACATTTGGCAAAGCCAGTTGTATTACGTCGCGCTTATGCATTAGCAAATCATTTAAGTAAAAAAACAATTTGGATAAAACACGACGAATTAATCGTTGGTAACCAAGCAAGTTCACCAAGAGCTGCACCAATATTTCCAGAGTATACCGTAGGTTGGGTTGAAAAAGAGATAGATGTATTAGGTGATCGTCCTGGTGCAGGATTTGAAGTTACCGAACACGATAAAGAAGTTTTACACCGCGTTTGCCCATGGTGGCACGGTCAAACGGTGCTTGATCGCTGTTATGCACTATTCAGTGATGAACACAAATCATTGCTTGATACCGTTATGATCAAAGCTGAAGGGAATATGAATTCTGGTGATGCTCATCTTGCTGTTAACTTCCCATTTATTTTGGAAAAAGGCATAGATGGCATTATTGATAAAATTAAAGAACGTCGTAGTCGTATCAATATCACTGATTTTGATGATTTCCATAAAGATCATTTCCTAAAAGCGTCTGAAATTTCAATGCAGGCCATGAGTGAATACATTGAACGTTATGCTCAATTAGCCCGTGAAATGGCAACTAAAGAAGAACGTTTATGGCGTAAAGATGAGTTATTACAGATTGCTAAAAACTGTGATGTTATCGCTCATAAACCACCAGAAACATTCTGGCAAGCTGTCCAATTATGTTATTTTGTTATGTTATTGTTACAAATTGAATCAAATGGTCACTCAGTATCGTTCGGTCGCATGGACCAATATCTTTCTTCATGGTATGAAAAAGATGTTGAGCAAGAAAAAACATTATCTCGCGAAGCGGCAATTGAGTTATTGCACAGCTGTTGGTTAAAACTATTAGAAGTCAATAAAATCCGTTCAGGCTCACACTCTAAAAGCTCAGCTGGTAGTCCGATGTATCAAAACGTGACAATTGGTGGTCAAAAGCTGGTAGATGATGTCGCTGTTGATGCCGTTAACTCATTATCTTATGCTATTTTAGAGTCTTGCGGACGATTAAAATCAACTCAACCTAATTTAAGTGTGCGCTATCATGCTGGAATGAGTGATGACTTTTTAGATGCTTGCGTACAAGTTATTCGTTGTGGTTTTGGTATGCCAGCGTTTAATAATGACGAAATCGTTATTCCTGAGTTTATTAAACTCGGCGTAGAACGTGAAGACGCTTACCAATATTCTGCTATCGGCTGTATTGAAACTGCAGTACCGGGTAAATGGGGTTATCGCTGCACAGGTATGAGTTTTATTAACTTTGCTCGTGTTGCACTAGCAACTTTAGAGGGTGGTAAAGATGCAACCAGTGGTGTTGTTTACCTACCGCAAGAACAAGCACTTAGTAAAAATAACTTCAAAAGTTTTGACGAAGTCAAAGCCCAATGGGATAAACAAATTCGCTACTACACTCGAAAATCAATCGAAATTGAGTATGTGATTGACACTATCTTAGAAGAAAATGCGCATGACATTATCTGTTCAGTATTAGTTGATGATTGTATTGAACGGGGTAAAACTCTTAAACAAGGTGGCGCGAAATATGATTGGGTATCAGGTTTACAAGTCGGACTGGCAAATACTACTAACAGCTTTGAAGCAGTTAAAAAATTAATTTTTGATGAACACACTATCAAACAGTCCGATTTAGCTAAAGCATTAGCAGAAAACTTTGAAGGTTCTGCGGGCGAACAATTACGTCAACGTCTACTCAATAATGCACCTAAATACGGTAATGATAATGATGAAGTGGATTATCTTTTAGCTGAACTATATAACTACTATATTGATGAGTTAAAAAATTATCGCAACCCTCGCTATGGTCGTGGTCCAATTGGTGGTACTTATTACGCCGGTACTTCATCTATCTCTGCCAATGTGCCATTTGGTGCACAAACTGCAGCAACACCTGATGGACGAAAAGCATGGACACCGTTAGCTGAAGGTGCCAGCCCATCATCTGGTACTGATACATTAGGGCCAACAGCAGTATTTAACTCATTAGGTAAATTACCAACGGATAAGATTCTTGGTGGCGTGCTTTTAAACCAAAAACTCAACCCATCAACCTTAGACAATCCGCGTGATAAGTTAAAACTTATGATGATGCTAAGAACATTCTTTGAAGTTCATAAAGGATGGCATGTTCAATATAATGTTGTTTCACGTGATACGTTACTTGCTGCTAAAGCACATCCGGATCAATATCGTGACTTAGTTGTTCGTGTTGCTGGTTATTCCGCATTCTTTACAGCACTATCACCCGATACTCAGGATGATATTATCGCTAGAACAGAGCATGTAATCTAA
- a CDS encoding aspartyl protease family protein, with product MNKKILFLIMLFMSRFAQSLEATWDLTFDNGYNLPSVTMDLQGEKTQFIFDTGSKSALHLPMALINKIPNKTENTEKMKLNDLTGDIKEVRSFIVDKLKLGSFIFNNVQVLEYKNWGLFIPIDLTKSNHEKKGTDAEKSVIGLGLFKDYVLTINYPENKITISDDIKVSDDLNKNWFSIPFHLNNYGLVINLFDGLRNYEMILDTGAAVSIIKEKSLSPFSKKLTIPKYNFRYTALEMADLDSVKVEAIIIDSLPDVFEPDGILGSNFFRENIVKIDFKNKQMWIQPAVIK from the coding sequence ATGAATAAAAAAATACTATTTTTAATCATGCTATTTATGAGCCGTTTTGCGCAAAGTCTGGAAGCCACTTGGGATCTAACTTTTGATAACGGCTATAATTTACCTTCAGTAACAATGGACTTACAAGGTGAAAAAACTCAATTTATATTTGACACGGGATCTAAATCAGCTTTACACCTACCAATGGCTTTAATTAATAAAATTCCTAATAAAACTGAAAATACAGAGAAAATGAAATTGAATGATTTAACAGGTGATATTAAAGAGGTTAGATCGTTTATTGTCGACAAGTTAAAATTAGGATCTTTTATTTTTAACAATGTACAAGTCCTTGAATATAAAAATTGGGGCTTATTTATACCAATTGATCTTACTAAGAGTAATCATGAAAAAAAAGGAACTGATGCAGAAAAATCAGTGATTGGACTTGGTTTGTTTAAAGATTATGTATTAACTATCAATTACCCTGAAAATAAAATAACAATATCAGATGATATAAAGGTTTCTGATGACTTAAATAAAAATTGGTTTTCCATTCCCTTTCATTTAAATAATTATGGTTTAGTTATAAATTTGTTTGATGGTTTAAGAAACTACGAAATGATATTAGACACAGGAGCTGCAGTGTCAATCATAAAAGAAAAATCACTTTCACCTTTTTCAAAAAAACTTACCATACCGAAATATAATTTTAGATATACAGCACTTGAAATGGCAGACTTAGATAGTGTAAAAGTTGAAGCAATTATAATTGATTCTCTTCCTGATGTATTTGAACCTGATGGGATACTAGGATCAAATTTTTTTCGTGAAAATATAGTTAAGATTGATTTTAAAAATAAGCAAATGTGGATTCAACCTGCTGTGATAAAATGA
- a CDS encoding aspartyl protease family protein, which yields MNKKILFLIMLFMSRFAQSLEATWDLTFDNGYNLPSVTMDLQGEKTQFILDTGSKSALHLPMALINKIPNKTENAEKMKLNDLTGDIKEVRSFIVDKLKLGSFIFNNVPVLEYKNWGLFIPIDLTKNNHEKKGTDVEKSVIGLGLFKDYVLTINYPENKITISDDIKVSDDLNKNWFSIPFYLNNYGLVINLFDGLKNYKMILDTGAAVSIIKEKSLSPFTSKLTVPENNFRYISLEMKGIASDKVKAIIIDSLPDEFQSDGLLGTDFFSKNRVKIDFRNKKMWIQPVVIK from the coding sequence ATGAATAAAAAAATACTATTTTTAATCATGCTATTTATGAGCCGTTTTGCGCAAAGTCTGGAAGCCACTTGGGATCTAACTTTTGATAACGGATATAATTTACCTTCAGTAACAATGGACTTACAAGGTGAAAAAACTCAATTTATATTGGACACGGGATCTAAATCAGCTTTACACCTACCAATGGCTTTAATTAATAAAATTCCTAATAAAACTGAAAATGCAGAGAAAATGAAATTGAATGATTTAACAGGTGATATTAAAGAGGTTAGATCGTTTATTGTCGACAAGTTAAAATTAGGATCTTTTATTTTTAACAATGTACCAGTCCTTGAATATAAAAATTGGGGCTTATTTATACCAATTGATCTTACGAAGAATAATCATGAAAAAAAAGGAACTGATGTAGAAAAATCAGTGATTGGACTTGGTTTGTTTAAAGATTATGTATTAACTATCAATTATCCTGAAAATAAAATAACAATATCAGATGATATAAAGGTTTCTGATGACTTAAATAAAAACTGGTTTTCCATTCCCTTTTATTTAAATAATTATGGTTTAGTTATAAATTTGTTTGATGGTTTAAAAAACTACAAAATGATATTAGACACAGGAGCTGCAGTGTCAATCATAAAAGAAAAATCACTTTCACCTTTTACAAGTAAACTTACCGTACCTGAAAATAATTTTAGATACATATCACTTGAAATGAAGGGCATAGCTAGTGATAAAGTTAAAGCAATTATAATTGATTCACTTCCTGATGAATTTCAATCTGATGGGTTATTAGGCACTGATTTTTTTAGTAAAAATAGAGTTAAAATTGATTTTAGAAATAAAAAAATGTGGATTCAACCTGTTGTAATAAAATGA
- a CDS encoding pepsin/retropepsin-like aspartic protease family protein, producing MNKKILFLIMLFMSHFAQSQEVTWDLTFDDKYNLPLIMINYQGEKIQMILDTGSNIALHLPMDLINKIPNKIENSEKIRSVDLLGNITEIKSFVIDRLSLNSFVFNNVKVAEYKKWGLIISSDQTNKSENTNEDKYVIGLGLFDGYVLTINYPESNITISNDISTYLNPNWIAIPFDLNDEGLVVKLSDGVKNYRMVLDTGATVSIIKEESLSPFTSKLTVPENNFRYISLEMKDIASDKVKAIIIDSLPDEFQSDGLLGTDFFSKNRVKIDFRNKKMWIQPVVIK from the coding sequence ATGAATAAAAAAATACTATTTTTAATCATGCTATTTATGAGTCATTTTGCGCAAAGTCAGGAAGTAACTTGGGATCTAACTTTTGATGACAAATATAATTTACCTTTAATCATGATAAATTATCAAGGTGAAAAAATTCAGATGATATTGGACACGGGGTCTAATATAGCTTTACACCTACCGATGGATTTAATTAATAAAATCCCTAATAAAATAGAAAATTCTGAAAAAATCAGGTCGGTTGATCTTTTAGGTAATATTACAGAAATTAAATCATTTGTAATCGATAGATTAAGTTTAAATTCTTTTGTCTTTAACAATGTGAAGGTCGCCGAGTATAAAAAATGGGGATTGATTATTTCGAGTGATCAAACTAATAAGAGTGAGAATACTAATGAAGATAAATATGTTATTGGGCTTGGATTGTTTGATGGTTATGTATTAACTATCAATTATCCTGAAAGTAATATAACAATATCAAATGATATTTCGACTTATTTAAATCCCAATTGGATTGCAATTCCCTTTGATTTAAATGATGAAGGTTTGGTCGTGAAATTGTCTGATGGAGTAAAGAATTATAGAATGGTTTTAGACACAGGGGCTACAGTGTCAATCATAAAAGAAGAATCTCTTTCACCTTTTACAAGTAAACTTACCGTACCTGAAAATAATTTTAGATACATATCACTTGAAATGAAGGACATAGCTAGTGATAAAGTTAAAGCAATTATAATTGATTCACTTCCTGATGAATTTCAATCTGATGGGTTATTAGGCACTGATTTTTTTAGTAAAAATAGAGTTAAAATTGATTTTAGAAATAAAAAAATGTGGATTCAACCTGTTGTAATAAAATGA
- a CDS encoding aspartyl protease family protein: MNKKILFLIMLFMSRFAQSQEVTWDLTFDDKYNLPLIMINYQGEKIQMILDTGSNIALHLPMDLINKIPNKMENSEKIRSTDLSGSVTELRSFIIDKLVLNSFTFNNVQVVEYKDWGLYISSDQTNNSEDTNEDKPVIGLGLFDDYVLTINYPESNITISDDIATNLTPQWIAIPFDLNDEGLVVNLSDGIKNYKMVLDTGATVSLIKQQSLSPKSITISDPEDDFKAISLDVNNVANDNVLPIIIDSFPNEFQADGLLGADFLSKNRVKIDFKNKQMWIQPIVIK, encoded by the coding sequence ATGAATAAAAAAATACTATTTTTAATCATGCTATTTATGAGTCGTTTTGCACAAAGTCAGGAAGTAACTTGGGATCTAACTTTTGATGACAAATATAATTTACCTTTAATCATGATAAATTATCAAGGTGAAAAAATTCAGATGATATTGGACACGGGGTCTAATATAGCTTTACACCTACCGATGGATTTAATTAATAAAATCCCTAATAAAATGGAAAATTCTGAAAAAATCAGGTCGACTGATCTTTCTGGTAGTGTCACAGAACTGCGATCATTTATCATCGATAAGTTAGTGTTAAATTCTTTTACCTTTAATAATGTGCAAGTGGTCGAATATAAAGATTGGGGATTATATATTTCGAGTGATCAAACTAATAATAGTGAGGATACTAATGAAGATAAACCTGTTATTGGGCTTGGATTGTTTGATGATTATGTATTAACTATCAATTATCCTGAAAGTAATATAACCATATCAGATGATATTGCAACAAACTTAACTCCACAATGGATTGCCATTCCCTTTGACTTAAATGATGAAGGTTTGGTTGTCAATCTGTCCGATGGTATAAAGAATTATAAAATGGTTTTAGATACAGGGGCTACAGTATCACTCATCAAACAACAATCCCTGTCACCGAAATCAATTACAATAAGCGATCCTGAAGATGATTTTAAAGCTATATCACTTGATGTGAATAATGTCGCGAATGATAACGTTCTGCCAATAATAATTGATTCATTTCCTAATGAATTTCAAGCTGACGGATTATTAGGCGCCGACTTTTTAAGTAAAAACAGAGTTAAAATTGATTTTAAAAATAAGCAAATGTGGATCCAACCTATTGTAATAAAATAA